The following are encoded in a window of Lactobacillus acidophilus genomic DNA:
- a CDS encoding N-acetyldiaminopimelate deacetylase — MTVLSEKELIQIRRHLHEIPELALQEKETHDYLLKVIKNLKQDHLTIVVPKTLPTAILGLVKGINPKKTIGYRTDIDALPVQEKTGLPFTSKHSGIMHACGHDIHMTVALGLLSYFSENQPKDNLLFFFQPAEESESGGKQAYEKGLFQGKFKPDEFYGLHDNPELPAGSIGCRMGTLFAGTTEINIDVIGKSGHAAFPQNANDTVVAAANLIMQIQTIISRSIDPIQSGVITLGKVNAGVIRNVIAGHTRIEGTIRGLTQKMILQIDRRLQDVCDGIAHSYNVEVNLELNQGGYWPVENDPKITKNFISYMKKNPKVNFIETEPKMTGEDFGFLLAKFPGTMFWLGVGDPSSQLHSSTLNPDEKSIQSGIDAIKGFLIDRMG; from the coding sequence ATGACAGTTTTAAGTGAAAAAGAATTAATTCAAATTCGGCGGCATTTACATGAAATTCCTGAATTAGCTCTCCAAGAAAAAGAAACGCATGATTATTTACTAAAGGTAATTAAAAATTTAAAACAAGATCATTTAACTATTGTAGTGCCTAAGACATTACCAACTGCAATATTAGGTTTAGTTAAAGGAATTAATCCTAAAAAAACAATCGGCTATAGAACTGATATTGATGCATTACCTGTACAAGAAAAGACTGGCTTACCTTTTACTTCAAAACATTCTGGAATAATGCATGCCTGCGGACATGATATTCATATGACCGTAGCTTTAGGCTTATTAAGCTATTTTAGTGAAAATCAACCTAAAGATAATTTGCTATTTTTCTTTCAACCAGCTGAAGAAAGTGAGAGTGGAGGAAAACAGGCATACGAAAAAGGCTTATTTCAGGGAAAATTTAAACCAGATGAATTTTATGGGTTGCATGATAATCCAGAACTACCTGCTGGTAGTATTGGCTGTAGAATGGGAACCTTATTTGCTGGAACAACTGAAATAAATATTGATGTAATTGGTAAAAGCGGCCATGCTGCTTTTCCGCAAAATGCTAATGATACAGTTGTAGCGGCCGCAAATTTAATTATGCAAATTCAAACTATCATTTCACGAAGTATTGATCCAATTCAAAGTGGTGTCATTACTTTGGGTAAGGTTAATGCAGGAGTTATTAGAAATGTAATTGCAGGTCATACTAGAATTGAGGGAACTATTCGTGGGTTAACTCAAAAAATGATTCTACAAATAGATAGACGTTTGCAAGATGTATGTGATGGAATTGCACATAGCTATAATGTAGAAGTAAATTTGGAATTAAATCAAGGTGGCTATTGGCCAGTAGAAAATGATCCTAAGATAACTAAAAATTTCATTTCTTATATGAAGAAAAATCCTAAGGTTAACTTTATAGAAACAGAGCCTAAAATGACAGGAGAAGATTTTGGCTTTTTGCTAGCGAAGTTCCCAGGAACAATGTTTTGGTTAGGAGTTGGTGATCCAAGTTCACAATTACATTCATCTACACTTAATCCGGATGAAAAAAGTATTCAAAGTGGAATTGATGCAATTAAAGGATTTTTAATTGATAGAATGGGGTAA
- the dapD gene encoding 2,3,4,5-tetrahydropyridine-2,6-dicarboxylate N-acetyltransferase, which yields MTNLDAKSIIEYIGNAPKKTPVKVFIKGNLDQLNFPNTIENFTEQHSGIIFGDWKDVEPFLNDNKEKIVQYRIENDVRNSAVPLIDLKKFNARIEPGAIIRDQVAIGKNAVIMMGAIINIGAEIGDDTMIDMGVVLGGRAIVGKHCHIGAGSVLAGVIEPASAKPVQIDDDVVIGANAVVIEGIHVGKGAVIAAGAIVTKDVEPYTMVAGVPAKVIKKVDNKTLDKTGLEDDLRKI from the coding sequence ATGACAAATTTAGATGCAAAAAGCATTATTGAATATATTGGAAATGCTCCTAAGAAAACACCGGTAAAGGTTTTTATTAAAGGTAATTTGGATCAACTTAATTTTCCAAATACAATTGAAAACTTTACTGAACAACATTCAGGTATAATTTTTGGTGATTGGAAAGATGTAGAACCATTTTTAAATGATAATAAGGAAAAGATTGTCCAATATCGAATTGAAAATGATGTTAGAAATTCTGCTGTACCTTTAATTGATTTGAAGAAATTTAATGCACGTATTGAACCAGGTGCAATTATTCGTGACCAAGTGGCTATTGGTAAAAATGCAGTAATCATGATGGGTGCGATTATTAATATTGGTGCTGAAATTGGTGATGATACGATGATCGACATGGGTGTTGTTTTAGGTGGACGTGCGATCGTTGGTAAACATTGTCATATCGGTGCAGGAAGTGTTTTAGCGGGTGTAATTGAACCAGCTTCGGCTAAACCTGTTCAAATTGATGATGACGTTGTTATCGGTGCTAATGCAGTAGTAATTGAGGGTATACATGTAGGTAAAGGTGCGGTTATTGCAGCCGGCGCCATAGTTACCAAGGATGTAGAACCATATACAATGGTTGCAGGTGTTCCAGCAAAAGTAATTAAAAAAGTTGATAATAAAACTTTAGATAAGACTGGATTAGAAGATGACTTAAGAAAGATTTAG
- the lysA gene encoding diaminopimelate decarboxylase, whose protein sequence is MNPQIMEKQVNEKGHLTIGGVDTLELAKKYGTPLVVYDVNRIRNQIRAFKKVFEEEGVSYAVSYASKAFACIAMYQVANEEGAYTDVVSAGELYTALKAGFPAEKISFHGNNKSLAEIEMAVKNHVGKIIIDNFHEIELLDQVLHQYDTQINVMLRITPGISAHTHEYDQTGQIDSKFGFDLESGQADLALERVLANSRMNMLGIHAHIGSQIFELNGFELAAKKLMEVAENWRSQYGYTAKIINVGGGFGIKYTADDNPLKPEEFVRTIIETIKKGSADAAFPTPEIDIEPGRSIVGPAGYNLYTVGSCKTIPSYSPYVAVDGGMGDNIRPALYQAKYDVVLANNPKAPVVNRVRIAGKYCESGDILATESLPEVKSGDVLAMLDTGAYGYSMASNYNRNPRPAVVFAENRKAHLVVKRESLEDLVHLDRFCKE, encoded by the coding sequence AAGTTAATGAAAAAGGGCATTTAACAATTGGCGGTGTTGATACTCTTGAACTTGCGAAGAAATATGGTACGCCGTTAGTTGTATATGATGTAAATCGAATCCGTAATCAAATTAGGGCTTTTAAAAAAGTATTTGAAGAAGAAGGCGTTAGTTATGCTGTGAGTTATGCTAGCAAAGCATTTGCCTGTATTGCTATGTATCAAGTAGCCAATGAAGAAGGTGCATATACTGATGTTGTTTCGGCTGGAGAATTGTATACTGCATTGAAAGCCGGCTTTCCAGCAGAAAAAATTAGTTTTCATGGTAATAATAAATCTTTAGCTGAAATTGAAATGGCAGTTAAAAATCATGTAGGAAAGATTATTATTGATAATTTTCATGAGATTGAACTGCTAGATCAGGTATTGCACCAATATGATACCCAAATAAATGTTATGTTGCGAATCACTCCAGGAATTTCGGCACATACTCATGAATATGATCAAACCGGTCAAATTGATAGTAAATTTGGCTTTGATCTAGAATCAGGACAGGCAGATTTAGCATTAGAGCGAGTTTTAGCTAATTCGAGAATGAATATGTTAGGTATTCATGCTCATATAGGATCACAAATTTTTGAATTAAATGGTTTTGAATTAGCTGCTAAAAAGTTAATGGAAGTAGCAGAAAATTGGCGTAGCCAATATGGATATACAGCAAAAATAATTAATGTAGGTGGCGGTTTTGGCATCAAATATACTGCTGATGATAATCCGTTAAAACCTGAAGAATTCGTAAGAACAATTATTGAAACAATAAAAAAAGGATCAGCTGATGCTGCTTTTCCAACTCCAGAAATTGATATTGAACCTGGTCGTTCAATTGTAGGTCCTGCTGGATATAACTTATATACTGTGGGAAGTTGTAAAACTATTCCAAGTTATAGTCCATATGTTGCCGTAGATGGTGGTATGGGTGACAATATTCGTCCTGCGTTATATCAAGCAAAATATGATGTGGTTTTAGCAAATAATCCTAAGGCGCCAGTCGTTAATCGCGTGAGGATCGCAGGTAAATATTGTGAGAGTGGCGATATTTTAGCTACCGAATCATTACCAGAAGTTAAATCTGGTGACGTACTAGCAATGCTGGATACAGGAGCATACGGATATTCAATGGCGTCGAATTATAATCGAAATCCTCGACCAGCTGTAGTTTTTGCAGAAAACAGAAAAGCGCACTTAGTCGTCAAAAGAGAAAGTTTAGAAGATCTAGTTCATTTAGACAGGTTTTGTAAGGAATAG